In Cololabis saira isolate AMF1-May2022 chromosome 1, fColSai1.1, whole genome shotgun sequence, the following proteins share a genomic window:
- the LOC133450658 gene encoding GTP-binding protein Rhes-like: MSLEVKEKTQVRVVFLGAAGVGKTALIRRFLQDTFEPKHRRTVEELHSKEYDIGGVKITVEILDTSGSYSFPAMRKLSIQNSDAFALVYAVDDPESLEAVKSLRDEILEIKEDKCTPIVVVGNKVDRGEERQVATEDVLATVEMDWNNSFLEASAKDNANVVEVFKELLQQVNLPSRLSPALRRRRETFPKDTDFRPPMNKTNSCLLS, encoded by the coding sequence ATGTCGTTGGAGGTGAAGGAGAAGACTCAGGTGAGAGTGGTGTTTCTGGGGGCGGCGGGGGTCGGGAAGACGGCGCTGATCCGACGCTTCCTGCAGGACACCTTCGAGCCCAAACACAGGCGcacggtggaggagctgcacagCAAAGAGTACGACATCGGCGGGGTCAAAATCACCGTGGAGATCCTGGACACCAGCGGCAGCTACTCCTTCCCCGCCATGCGCAAGCTCTCCATCCAAAACAGCGACGCCTTCGCCCTGGTGTACGCCGTGGACGACCCCGAGTCGCTGGAGGCCGTCAAGAGCCTCCGGGACGAGATCCTGGAGATCAAGGAGGACAAGTGCACGCCGATCGTGGTGGTGGGGAACAAGGTGGACCGGGGGGAGGAGCGGCAGGTGGCCACCGAGGACGTGCTGGCCACCGTGGAGATGGACTGGAACAACAGCTTCCTGGAGGCTTCGGCGAAGGACAACGCCAACGTGGTGGAGGTGTtcaaggagctgctgcagcaggtgAACCTGCCCAGCCGGCTCAGCCCGGCGCTGCGCCGGCGGAGGGAGACCTTCCCCAAAGACACCGACTTCCGGCCGCCGATGAACAAGACCAACAGCTGCCTTCTGTCGTAA